One stretch of Eupeodes corollae chromosome 2, idEupCoro1.1, whole genome shotgun sequence DNA includes these proteins:
- the LOC129944142 gene encoding uncharacterized protein LOC129944142: MSQTEVAPVNPDDLQDLKNRMKLIADADPKQYHNEFSLIRYLRAFKTADAAFQAILKTNKWREEYGVEALAQSEDLKKHSNKARVLRHRDCTGRPVVYIPAKNHNSSDRDIDELTKFIVYCLEEGCKKCFEEVTDSLCIVFDLAEFSTSCMDYQLIKNLIWLLSKHYPERLGVCLIINSPGLFSTIWPVIRNWLDENTAKKVIFVDNELDLCKYLIPDILPTDM, encoded by the exons ATGTCACAAACGGAAGTTGCACCAGTCAATCCAGATGACCTACAGGATTTGAAGAATCGAATGAAACTAATTGCAGATGCTGATCCTAAACAGTACCATAATGAATTCTCTTTGATTCGTTATCTACGAGCTTTTAAAACGGCCGATGCTGCATTTCAG gcaattttaaaaacaaacaaatggcGTGAAGAATACGGTGTTGAAGCTCTCGCCCAAAGCGAAGATCTCAAAAAGCACAGCAACAAAGCTCGGGTTTTAAGACATCGCGATTGTACTGGTCGTCCAGTTGTATATATTCCAGCGAAAAATCACAACTCATCCGATCGTGACATCGATGAACTCACCAAATTCATTGTCTACTGTCTGGAGGAAGGATGTAAAAAATGCTTCGAAGAAGTCACCGACAGTTTGTGTATAGTCTTCGATTTGGCCGAATTCAGTACATCTTGTATGGATTATCAATTAATTAAGAATCTTATCTGGTTGCTGAGTAAACATTATCCAGAGCGATTGGGTGTTTGTTTGATCATCAATTCACCGGGACTCTTCTCAACAATATGGCCAGTGATTCGGAATTGGTTAGACGAGAACACTGCGAAGAAAGTTATTTTCGTTGATAATGAGTTAGATTTGTGCAAGTATCTTATACCGGATATTTTGCCAACAGATATGTAA